One genomic region from Metallosphaera tengchongensis encodes:
- the trm10 gene encoding tRNA (adenine(9)-N1)-methyltransferase Trm10 encodes MILGQELAKLLGQMDIDTIYVRGVDKPILQHLALKILLYGWGLKEGPHYGKTVGEEFGITILTGRGDSLATHSFSKDGKRITLKYPETPLFIIDLSLWDRHSQDEKRKLVSQISISLSTLRTYLWDYNLSINHSNKEFEEMFAKMGFSNRSRRDVEPPKSTVVLDPYAEANASESLIRSVDCFILGGIVDDSGWKYATTKLTELVGYDFPRVKITLRGSRVGVPDRLNKIISIVMRVRNGMSLEESIIEEQSSADKFLRLLRETTINKDLEGNASWLKASERVKERVRKTLSQTLPESSSSLQSNS; translated from the coding sequence TTGATATTAGGCCAAGAACTTGCAAAGCTCCTAGGGCAAATGGACATAGATACGATCTACGTGAGAGGGGTAGATAAACCCATATTACAGCACCTAGCCTTAAAGATACTCCTTTACGGGTGGGGACTGAAGGAGGGACCACATTATGGAAAGACCGTAGGTGAGGAATTTGGTATCACTATCCTCACAGGAAGGGGGGATTCGCTTGCGACCCACTCGTTCTCCAAGGACGGGAAGAGAATTACACTAAAATATCCTGAGACGCCCCTGTTCATAATCGATCTGTCCTTATGGGACAGACATTCTCAGGACGAGAAGAGAAAATTAGTCAGTCAGATTTCCATAAGTCTCTCCACTCTGAGAACTTACCTGTGGGATTACAACCTGTCCATAAACCATTCGAACAAGGAATTTGAAGAAATGTTCGCCAAGATGGGTTTCTCCAATAGATCCAGGAGAGACGTAGAACCACCAAAATCTACCGTTGTCCTAGACCCATACGCCGAAGCTAACGCCAGTGAGAGTCTAATAAGGAGCGTAGACTGTTTCATACTTGGAGGAATAGTTGACGACTCGGGTTGGAAATACGCCACGACAAAACTGACTGAGTTGGTTGGTTATGACTTCCCCAGAGTAAAAATAACGTTGAGGGGATCTAGAGTAGGGGTACCAGATAGACTGAATAAGATTATTTCCATTGTAATGAGGGTAAGGAACGGAATGAGCCTAGAGGAAAGCATAATTGAGGAGCAGTCCAGCGCCGATAAGTTCCTTAGGCTGTTGAGGGAGACTACAATTAATAAAGATCTAGAGGGTAATGCGAGTTGGTTGAAAGCGAGCGAGAGAGTCAAGGAAAGGGTTAGAAAGACCCTCAGTCAAACTCTGCCTGAATCTTCTTCTTCCCTTCAATCAAACTCTTAG
- a CDS encoding CoA-transferase subunit beta: MRIDYVIKAIASLLEDGELVYVGLNSGPALLGAFLARDMLKKDIDIVGVAEAFNPNSITFSPSTGSPFFLEGSPVMTTADSFDLAQKGKLDVMFLGPAQVDQETNVNLTGIGGYEKPSVKLPGGAATAYLMPLVKKMILWNLKHSKTTLVEKVDFVTGTAKHSGNRVYLVTNLGVMRYNRAKRKWEILYYYPWSEYEDFEKNTGFPFDVANGTVVLVREEEMAYLDKIDPYNLRSSLDF, translated from the coding sequence ATGAGAATTGACTACGTCATTAAGGCTATAGCTTCGTTACTCGAAGACGGTGAACTAGTGTACGTTGGACTGAACTCTGGACCTGCGCTATTGGGAGCCTTCTTAGCTAGAGATATGTTAAAAAAAGACATCGATATTGTTGGAGTTGCTGAAGCCTTTAATCCAAACAGTATAACCTTCTCCCCGTCAACTGGAAGTCCTTTCTTCCTTGAAGGCTCTCCCGTCATGACAACTGCAGACTCCTTCGACCTAGCACAGAAGGGGAAATTGGATGTAATGTTTCTAGGCCCAGCCCAGGTCGACCAAGAAACCAACGTCAACCTCACTGGTATAGGCGGCTACGAAAAACCATCAGTCAAGCTTCCAGGAGGAGCTGCAACTGCATACCTAATGCCACTCGTTAAGAAAATGATACTATGGAATTTAAAACATAGTAAGACCACGTTGGTTGAAAAGGTTGATTTTGTGACTGGAACAGCTAAACATTCAGGTAACAGGGTCTATCTAGTAACCAATCTAGGTGTCATGAGATACAACAGAGCGAAGAGGAAGTGGGAGATACTCTATTACTATCCTTGGTCCGAATACGAGGACTTCGAGAAGAACACTGGATTTCCTTTTGACGTTGCCAACGGCACCGTAGTCCTAGTCAGGGAGGAAGAGATGGCTTACTTGGATAAGATTGACCCCTATAATCTCAGGTCTTCTTTAGATTTTTAG
- a CDS encoding CoA transferase subunit A translates to MRSKLLSMDDALSLIRIGDTITVSGISIHRNPMALVYKLVENEYRELGFIDREPGVALEVLLKNNVVNKVRVAMATLEWFGMLPSFRSKIEKGEIEFLEDTCGAFIAGIRAGASGVPFMPVKGIIGSDLVRLHERAGTWKVVKDPFSGNDIIVVKAIEPDVAIIHVNRADEYGNAEIIGPLYEDEYKARASKKVIITAEEIVEPSYFYSKRPNINSVYVDAVVHAPRGAEPTSMFPLYDADYEEILKLVGQA, encoded by the coding sequence TTGAGGTCCAAACTCCTTTCAATGGATGATGCACTATCCCTGATAAGGATAGGAGATACCATAACGGTCAGCGGGATCTCAATTCATAGAAACCCAATGGCGTTAGTTTATAAGTTGGTTGAAAATGAGTATAGGGAGTTGGGTTTCATAGATAGAGAACCAGGGGTTGCTCTAGAAGTTCTGTTGAAAAATAACGTAGTCAACAAGGTTCGAGTTGCAATGGCCACCCTAGAGTGGTTCGGCATGCTTCCTTCGTTTAGATCGAAGATAGAAAAGGGCGAGATTGAATTTTTGGAGGACACATGTGGGGCTTTTATTGCAGGCATTAGGGCTGGCGCTAGCGGCGTTCCATTTATGCCAGTAAAGGGAATAATAGGGAGTGACCTAGTTAGACTTCACGAAAGGGCAGGCACTTGGAAAGTGGTCAAGGATCCCTTTTCTGGGAACGATATAATTGTGGTGAAGGCTATTGAGCCTGACGTCGCTATCATCCATGTGAATAGGGCAGATGAGTACGGCAACGCTGAAATAATAGGTCCTCTTTATGAGGATGAATATAAGGCCAGGGCGTCTAAGAAGGTAATTATAACTGCTGAGGAGATAGTAGAGCCTAGCTACTTCTACTCTAAGAGACCTAACATTAATTCCGTTTACGTGGATGCGGTAGTCCACGCTCCTAGGGGCGCTGAACCTACCAGCATGTTCCCTCTCTATGACGCAGACTATGAAGAAATATTAAAGTTGGTTGGACAGGCATAG
- a CDS encoding methylase produces MSLTFLIDDKEKISPLWRSLSFISVNGRIEVINASMGRTSVLPAGDVLIGRDMLRGEMDVLSMIYPFVVNNQEVVRYHKTVADYPQLQLRGRKLGVGWCDEDFVACISKRRGENVISLHPFPFKDEVFDYVLIYEILDYDLVREAYRVTKKGGKLMILIRDEIFGGVKPSIALKFMVKFQVSSVSLKGGFWVIEGVKGVTGFRKK; encoded by the coding sequence ATGTCCTTGACTTTCCTCATTGACGATAAGGAGAAGATATCTCCCCTTTGGAGATCCCTATCATTTATCTCAGTTAACGGAAGGATTGAGGTCATTAACGCCAGTATGGGTAGAACGTCTGTGCTTCCGGCAGGAGACGTTCTAATAGGGAGGGACATGCTCAGAGGTGAGATGGACGTTTTATCCATGATATATCCTTTTGTAGTCAACAACCAAGAGGTAGTTAGGTACCATAAGACAGTAGCTGACTACCCTCAACTTCAACTGAGAGGGAGGAAGTTAGGTGTGGGATGGTGTGATGAGGACTTTGTAGCTTGCATTTCTAAGAGGAGAGGAGAAAACGTGATATCATTACATCCCTTTCCCTTTAAGGACGAGGTTTTCGATTATGTACTGATCTATGAGATTTTGGACTACGATCTAGTTAGGGAGGCTTATAGAGTTACTAAAAAGGGAGGCAAGCTTATGATACTAATTAGGGATGAGATTTTCGGTGGAGTTAAGCCATCTATAGCCCTTAAGTTCATGGTCAAGTTTCAAGTTAGCTCGGTCTCTCTGAAGGGAGGCTTTTGGGTCATTGAAGGAGTGAAAGGAGTAACAGGCTTTAGAAAAAAATAA
- a CDS encoding FAD-binding oxidoreductase produces the protein MDKLFNMNVSCEDDILEIFKDAKVRGKSVAVIGTGSHSNKSADVIISTREMSHFEVKDETVVAQAGASLTKIREETSSMGLLLPTFYDGTMGGLLALNEAYPISTTYGTPYSFTDWVRVVTPVGVFRWKGLIGSKGKLGAFTEASIKLFPRPSKVITFTKAVNGQELLNLYEKIVDAKPIAFLIEYDGKYRIHVSLTEGNLLGMEYYEGVPLVEGSDKGSFMVETKDLSSFIKLVEATSPIYAYHILGVKWSKVYIGEEAELEGWNYYPSNDVPPVVKKLKRVIDHLNVLV, from the coding sequence ATGGACAAGCTCTTTAACATGAACGTAAGTTGCGAAGACGATATCTTAGAGATTTTCAAGGACGCCAAGGTTAGAGGAAAAAGCGTAGCTGTCATAGGGACAGGATCACACTCCAATAAGTCAGCGGATGTGATAATATCCACTAGGGAGATGTCCCACTTCGAAGTTAAGGACGAAACTGTTGTAGCCCAGGCCGGAGCCTCCCTAACTAAAATCAGGGAAGAGACTAGTTCCATGGGATTACTGTTACCGACTTTTTACGACGGTACCATGGGGGGACTACTAGCCTTGAATGAGGCATATCCCATCTCAACGACTTACGGTACACCTTACTCCTTTACGGATTGGGTAAGGGTCGTAACACCAGTCGGAGTGTTTAGGTGGAAAGGATTAATAGGCTCTAAAGGAAAACTCGGTGCATTCACCGAAGCGTCAATAAAACTTTTCCCTAGACCATCCAAAGTAATCACTTTCACTAAAGCGGTAAATGGGCAAGAATTGCTCAACCTATATGAAAAAATAGTTGATGCCAAGCCTATCGCCTTTCTTATTGAATACGACGGGAAGTATAGAATTCATGTATCGTTGACAGAGGGAAACTTACTGGGCATGGAGTACTACGAGGGAGTTCCGTTAGTGGAGGGAAGCGATAAGGGAAGCTTTATGGTGGAGACCAAGGATTTATCCTCCTTCATAAAACTAGTTGAAGCAACGAGCCCAATTTACGCTTATCATATCCTTGGGGTCAAATGGAGCAAAGTTTACATAGGGGAAGAAGCTGAACTTGAAGGGTGGAACTACTACCCTTCGAATGACGTACCTCCAGTAGTTAAGAAGCTTAAGAGAGTGATTGACCATTTAAACGTTCTAGTGTAA
- a CDS encoding ArsR family transcriptional regulator, with translation MNTKQIAILSLLLEGELSISEISEYVGISGPQLRREINYLLKRNYVEKKAFIGNELILCITEEGIEELMREYPLLKSLVQNLETTLCVRFGC, from the coding sequence ATGAACACGAAACAGATAGCGATCTTATCGCTATTGCTTGAAGGTGAACTTAGCATCTCCGAAATCTCAGAATATGTAGGAATTTCAGGACCTCAGTTGAGGAGGGAAATCAATTACCTTCTAAAGAGAAATTACGTGGAAAAGAAAGCGTTCATTGGAAATGAACTTATCCTCTGCATCACAGAAGAAGGAATAGAAGAGCTAATGAGAGAGTATCCTTTACTTAAATCACTAGTCCAGAACTTGGAGACTACATTGTGCGTGAGATTTGGGTGCTAA